The stretch of DNA TGAGCACATCCGCTTTGTTCGGCTCATACAAATTCCCACTCGTACTGAACGGATAATTGTTGCATGCTCTGTCGAAATGAACATTATCAACCAGCACCCATTCAATTCCTTCAGCAACTAACGCAGGAATCATCTTTGGAGCGAAAGCATTTTCGGGGGGAAAAATTCCTTTCGAATAACTTCCCGAAAAATTTGCCGACATGATTTGCTTATGTGCTTGAATTTGTTTGCGCGTGTCGAGATAATCAATTAATCCCATTAACGGATGGTGATACCCGAACCCGACCATATCGAGTCGCGGATTACCAAACGAAGTATTCTGCTGTTTGATATAATTCCACGATGATTTCCAGTTCGAAAAATTTCCGTTCCCGCCTGCTTCGAGGTTGTTCAGATTTTCGATGAGTGAACCGGAAAAACTTACCTGCGCACCAAGATGTTGTAAGTTCGCGTTGATACCTGACTGAACAGCATTCTTGGGCCACGTTGTGTATGGACCGATTCTTTGATTGTGAATATCTGTTACCGAATACGAGTATCTATTATTTTGGTCGGTTTGATTGACGGTTTCGTAGGGCCAATAGATTGGTTGGTGCATGTGCCACAGAAACGCGATGTAGATTGGCGGGTTTACTTGATTGGTTTTTCCTTCCGTTTTGAGCGATGAGTTTTGAGCTATGAGCAATGAGTGCTGAGCGGTGAAAAGACAAATAGCAAATAACGAATAACAAGTAACAAATAACTTTTTCATTTCAAATTCTTCCTTTCCACACGTTAGGATTTCTATGCGAATGCATTACCGCGGTAATGATGATTTCCCCATTCGTTACGGTGTACAACATCGCATAGGGTAATCGTACCTTCATTGAAGAATCTTGGTAATGTCCTCATAATCAATCGTCGTTATCTCACCACGTTCAAATGCGTCTATTCTTCTTTCAGACTCGTCTGCCCAACGGCGTGTCATTGTTTCCTCTTTTTCGGATTCAAAGGTTTTGTACATTTCTTCTACAAGTTGCACCCGTTCTAAGGCAGAAAGGTTTTTCGTTTCATTCACAATTTGATTAAAAGTTTCCGTCATAATATTTCACCTTTTTGTTAATCGTTTACTTTTTCCCCCACTCCACCGTCGTTACTGTATGAACTCCACCCCGTACATTGTAATCTGCAATCACTTCCATCCACTTTGGCTTACAGCACCTCACCAAATCTTGCAAGATGCGATTGACT from Ignavibacteriota bacterium encodes:
- a CDS encoding addiction module protein, giving the protein MTETFNQIVNETKNLSALERVQLVEEMYKTFESEKEETMTRRWADESERRIDAFERGEITTIDYEDITKILQ